From Pelotomaculum schinkii, the proteins below share one genomic window:
- a CDS encoding DUF3160 domain-containing protein encodes MKRLLLIPCGLVLLLFLTAVSGCFNQGKASQTPGVITSKFATYEEVEVNATPAVKPYKVDRDLGNITNKDMFRLSPAATDLLIKNGFVVVPTSYEKEFFSLYERNRYEPVPLFVTTDSVLHNYHLFFDHLLRVVETERLAPELKELNKAMLAQAQKQYEALKDTDWENAARRNIGFFAVAGKLLDPGVPAPVVVKSEVENELALIENHQGIAVSPLMNIGVSGDSGDLLREDYSQYIPRGHYERTDLLKAYFKSMMWYGRLTFRVTNEYETKSAVLITLALNQGENSRMWDRIYATTNFFVGKSDDIAYDQLKELVERIYGTDAGLQTVVDGPEKWNEFLAAAGELEPPSINSMPVIDATSPAEREKESKGFRFMGQRFTLDASVFQRLLYPEVMENSQGEMRVLPRGMDIPAAMGSAQAYDILESTGETDYRNYQENMAKMKAYTADLSKETWTENLYWNWLYTLMPLTWEKPAGYPSFMRNQAWERKDLNTYLGSWVELKHDTILYAKPVYAEAGGGGEIIDDRGYVEPNPDVYARLASLVNMTAGGLQARGLLNDRDKESLERMEELILALKTISEKELSNTPLTDEEYDLIRSYGGQLEHFWLEALRDEGIDHRSAIFDRPAALVADVATNPGGGQVLEEATGNVFEIYAVVPVDGKLRIAIGGVYSYYEFPWSLNDRLTDSKWHKMINDGQAPPLPGWTSDFIAQ; translated from the coding sequence ATGAAAAGGTTATTGTTGATTCCATGCGGTTTAGTTTTGCTCCTGTTCCTGACCGCTGTAAGCGGCTGTTTCAACCAGGGAAAAGCATCTCAAACACCGGGTGTGATCACCTCCAAGTTTGCCACCTATGAAGAGGTCGAGGTAAACGCAACTCCGGCTGTAAAACCTTACAAGGTTGACCGTGACCTGGGCAATATCACCAACAAAGACATGTTTCGCCTATCCCCGGCAGCCACAGACCTTTTAATCAAAAACGGCTTTGTGGTGGTTCCCACCAGCTATGAAAAAGAATTTTTTTCACTCTATGAAAGAAACCGCTACGAGCCGGTGCCGTTGTTTGTCACCACCGATTCGGTGCTGCATAACTACCATTTATTCTTCGATCACCTGCTGAGAGTTGTTGAAACCGAAAGACTCGCGCCGGAGCTGAAGGAACTCAATAAAGCGATGCTTGCCCAGGCGCAAAAGCAGTACGAAGCTCTTAAGGACACTGACTGGGAAAACGCCGCCAGGAGAAATATCGGCTTTTTTGCAGTGGCCGGGAAACTTTTAGACCCGGGCGTGCCGGCGCCGGTGGTAGTAAAGAGTGAAGTGGAAAACGAGCTGGCCTTGATTGAAAACCACCAGGGCATTGCAGTTTCACCGTTAATGAACATAGGCGTGAGCGGTGATTCCGGCGACCTTCTCCGGGAGGATTACTCACAATACATACCAAGGGGACATTACGAGAGGACCGATTTGCTTAAAGCTTATTTTAAATCCATGATGTGGTACGGCAGGCTGACCTTTCGCGTAACAAACGAATACGAAACAAAGTCGGCTGTCTTAATCACCCTGGCCTTAAACCAGGGGGAAAACAGCCGGATGTGGGACAGGATCTATGCTACCACCAACTTCTTTGTCGGTAAAAGTGACGATATCGCATATGATCAGTTGAAAGAACTGGTTGAAAGAATATACGGCACGGACGCCGGTCTGCAGACGGTGGTTGACGGTCCTGAGAAGTGGAACGAGTTCTTAGCGGCTGCCGGGGAGTTGGAGCCGCCGTCCATAAACTCCATGCCCGTTATTGACGCAACATCGCCGGCTGAACGGGAAAAAGAGAGCAAGGGCTTTCGGTTCATGGGACAGAGATTTACCCTAGACGCTTCTGTTTTCCAGAGGCTGCTTTACCCGGAAGTCATGGAAAACAGCCAGGGTGAAATGAGGGTGCTGCCCAGGGGGATGGATATTCCCGCCGCCATGGGTTCAGCCCAGGCTTATGATATTTTAGAATCGACAGGGGAGACAGATTACCGGAACTACCAGGAAAATATGGCCAAAATGAAAGCATATACCGCGGATTTGAGCAAGGAGACCTGGACCGAAAACCTCTACTGGAACTGGCTGTATACGCTTATGCCTCTGACCTGGGAAAAACCTGCGGGGTATCCCTCCTTCATGCGCAATCAGGCCTGGGAAAGAAAAGACCTCAATACCTATCTGGGCAGTTGGGTGGAGTTGAAGCATGACACCATTCTTTACGCCAAGCCGGTTTACGCTGAGGCCGGAGGCGGCGGGGAGATTATTGACGACCGCGGTTATGTCGAGCCCAACCCTGATGTTTACGCCCGCCTGGCCTCTCTGGTGAACATGACCGCCGGCGGCTTGCAGGCGCGCGGGCTCTTGAACGACAGGGATAAGGAGAGCCTGGAAAGGATGGAGGAACTGATCCTGGCCTTAAAAACTATTTCAGAAAAGGAATTGTCCAATACCCCTTTGACCGATGAGGAATATGACTTAATCCGCTCTTATGGCGGTCAGTTGGAGCACTTCTGGCTGGAGGCCCTGCGTGACGAGGGCATCGACCACCGCTCCGCGATATTTGACCGGCCGGCCGCGCTGGTGGCGGACGTGGCCACCAATCCCGGCGGCGGACAGGTGTTGGAAGAAGCGACAGGCAACGTATTCGAGATCTATGCTGTTGTTCCGGTGGACGGCAAATTAAGGATCGCCATCGGCGGCGTATATTCTTATTATGAATTTCCCTGGTCACTGAATGACCGCTTGACCGATTCCAAGTGGCACAAGATGATCAATGACGGCCAGGCTCCCCCGCTGCCAGGTTGGACCAGCGACTTCATTGCGCAGTAA